The genomic DNA GACGGCTGATCTGCTGAAAGCGATCCGAAAAGATACGCCTATGTTGACGGGAGCAGTTGCCCGTGCCTTTGCCGAAATTTTCTTTAAAACGGACATTGTTCGTCCACTCACCGGACAAAATTTCCTGATCGGCGAGATGATTCGCAAATATGTGGAGAAAGTGTTGGAACGTGACGCAAAGCAGACTCCTTTCCGTTATATCGAATCGGAAAAGAAGATAAAATGCCTTTTCCCATTGACGGATAAAAGCAATATCCAGTTGAAAGGATTTATCGACCGTATAGACGAAGTACGCGATGTCGTCCGCATTATTGACTATAAGAGTGGGGGCGGGACGACGCAGTTTACCTCTGTAGAAGCTCTTTTCGACAAAGCAGATACGGATCGTTCCAAAGCGGTTATGCAGGTCTTTATGTATGCATGGATGTATAACAGGTCAGTTCAGCTTTCAACTGCTATTCAGCCGGGTATCTATTATATGAGGACCCTCTTTTCTTCCTCTTTCGATCCTGGAATTTACCATCGTACAGACCGGTTCAAAACAGAACAGGTTTTGGACTTCGCCAACTATCGCACGGATTTTGAAGACAGCCTGCGAAATTGCTTGGATGAAATCTTCGACACAGAAACCCCATTCGTGCAAACCCCGAACGGCAAAGCCTGCATGTATTGTCCGTTTAAGGATATTTGCGGGAAATAGTATTTTTACAGATTTCCCATATATTCATCCACAATTTCATTCAGGAAGCGGTTGAATGGAAGAAGCTTTCGAAAACAATCGATGGTTTCTTCCATCCAGTCCGGCTGGCTGAAAAAACTGTCGGGCTTAATACCTATAACGCTGAAGTCTTTGTGCCTTAATATATGACCGTAAGGAGAATCGGAGGGGAAACCTGCCGGGATACGTTTTAGCATGTCCCCTTCGAGTGACGGGTACAGAGCTTTGAAAGAAGGCTCTTCGATGATGGAAACAAATTCATCTATGTTATTGTATATTTCACGTCGAAGGACTTTCAATATTTCCGGTTTGGGATACCAGATACCACCGGACAGTACGCAGTATTCCGGTTCAAGATGAAAGTAGTAAGCTCCCCGGATACTATGACGTCCTCCTTGAGCAATACAGGCTGACATATAAGTCTTGTAAGGCGACTTGTCGAGGCTGAAACGGATGTCGCGATTAATACGGAACAGACATTTCCGTGCATCCAATCCCCGTATATCAGGATCAAATACACTGATTCGTTCGATTAACTCTTGTACTTCGTTGATAAAAGCGCAGCGAAGTTTGTCATATCGTTCTCTATTTTCATGGAACCAGACGGTATTATTGTTTCGTCGTAAATCGTCTAAGAATCGGATAATTTCTGCATTCATATTAGGATATTCTTTTTTTATTGTATTTTGTATCTCCATTGTTTCGGAGTCATCTGTTTCATCTTTTTGAAATAACGATTGAAGTAGGGAATGTCGGTGAAGCCGCATTGCCAGGCTATTTCGTTAATGTCCTTATCCGGAAAGTTGCGGAGT from Parabacteroides merdae ATCC 43184 includes the following:
- a CDS encoding DUF2461 domain-containing protein — encoded protein: MNAEIIRFLDDLRRNNNTVWFHENRERYDKLRCAFINEVQELIERISVFDPDIRGLDARKCLFRINRDIRFSLDKSPYKTYMSACIAQGGRHSIRGAYYFHLEPEYCVLSGGIWYPKPEILKVLRREIYNNIDEFVSIIEEPSFKALYPSLEGDMLKRIPAGFPSDSPYGHILRHKDFSVIGIKPDSFFSQPDWMEETIDCFRKLLPFNRFLNEIVDEYMGNL